In one Cottoperca gobio chromosome 12, fCotGob3.1, whole genome shotgun sequence genomic region, the following are encoded:
- the tmem203 gene encoding transmembrane protein 203, with amino-acid sequence MLFSLRELVQWLGFATFELFLHLLALLVFSMLVALRADMFTPTLSWWLVFVPLFAADGLSTYFTAIVSIRLYQENEKRLAVLRLLWVLTVLSLKLVCEVLLCQKLAEQEQARDLWFGLIVSPLFILLQLLMIRACRVN; translated from the coding sequence ATGCTGTTCTCCCTGAGGGAACTGGTCCAGTGGCTGGGCTTTGCCACCTTTGAACTCTTCCTCCACCTGCTAGCTTTGCTGGTCTTCAGCATGCTGGTTGCTCTGCGAGCTGACATGTTCACTCCCACGCTGAGCTGGTGGCTGGTGTTCGTCCCGCTGTTTGCTGCTGACGGCCTCAGCACTTACTTCACGGCCATCGTGTCCATCCGTCTTTACCAGGAAAACGAGAAGCGCCTGGCCGTGCTGCGGCTCCTCTGGGTGCTGACGGTGCTCAGCCTGAAGCTGGTGTGCGAGGTGCTTCTCTGCCAGAAGCTGGCGGAGCAGGAGCAAGCCAGAGACCTGTGGTTTGGCCTCATCGTTTCGCCACTGTTcatcctgctgcagctgctgatgatACGAGCATGCCGCGTCAACTGA
- the alad gene encoding delta-aminolevulinic acid dehydratase: MQTPADSIIHSGYFHPTLRYWQTCAADLRPDNLIYPIFITDSADAVEPIGSLPGQARYGVNKLEGMLRPLVENGLKCVLIFGVPANIEKDDRGSGADADDTPAVLAVKKIRSLFPELLVACDVCLCPYTSHGHCGILNDDGTLNNDASCLRLAEVALAYARAGCHIIAPSDMMDGRVRAIKHALISNGLGNKASVLSYSAKFASCYYGPFRDAAQSKPAFGDRRCYQLPPGARGLALRAVERDVREGADMLMVKPGLPYLDIVREVKDKFPTHPLAVYNVSGEFAMIWHGAQAGAFDLRTAVMEAMTAFRRAGADIIITYYTPQLLGWLKE, translated from the exons ATGCAGACACCAGCGGACTCCATCATCCACAGTGGCTATTTCCACCCAACACTCCGATACTGGCAGACCTGCGCTGCTGATTTAAGACCTGACAATCTCATCTACCCCATCTTCATCAC AGACAGTGCAGATGCAGTGGAGCCCATTGGCAGCCTGCCGGGACAGGCCAG ATACGGGGTGAACAAGCTGGAAGGAATGTTGCGGCCGCTTGTGGAGAACGGCTTGAAATGTGTGCTGATTTTTGGTGTCCCTGCAAATATAGAAAAG GACGACAGGGGCTCAGGTGCCGACGCGGACGACACGCCAGCTGTGCTGGCAGTGAAGAAGATCAGGTCTTTGTTCCCGGAGCTGCTGGTGGCGTGCGATGTCTGCTTGTGTCCCTACACATCACATGGACACTGCG GTATCCTGAACGATGACGGTACTCTGAACAATGACGCCAGCTGTCTGCGCCTGGCAGAAGTTGCGCTGGCCTACGCTCGAGCTG GCTGTCACATCATCGCTCCCTCTGATATGATGGACGGAAGAGTCAGAGCCATAAAACATGCCCTGATATCCAATGGTTTGGGAAACAAG GCTTCAGTGCTGAGCTACAGTGCAAAGTTTGCCTCTTGTTATTATGGTCCCTTCAG AGATGCTGCACAGTCCAAACCTGCATTTGGAGACAGACGCTGCTACCAGCTGCCTCCTGGAGCCAGAGGACTCGCCCTGCGAGCTGTG gAGCGAGACGTGAGAGAAGGGGCTGATATGCTGATGGTGAAGCCAGGTCTGCCGTATCTGGATATTGTGAGAGAAGTCAAGGACAAG TTCCCCACTCACCCCCTGGCGGTGTACAACGTGTCGGGGGAGTTTGCCATGATATGGCACGGAGCGCAGGCCGGAGCGTTCGACCTGCGGACCGCTGTGATGGAGGCCATGACCGCCTTCCGCAGGGCAG GTGCTGACATCATCATCACCTATTACACACCTCAGCTGCTCGGCTGGCTGAAGGAGTAA